The following proteins are encoded in a genomic region of Triticum dicoccoides isolate Atlit2015 ecotype Zavitan chromosome 1B, WEW_v2.0, whole genome shotgun sequence:
- the LOC119331678 gene encoding RNA-binding KH domain-containing protein PEPPER-like, whose amino-acid sequence MTEMQRNSAERWVTQMVRKSQKEALGTVTGQDITDDVGPGGDTTCSAGENRYPDWPGTTVFRMLISATKLGPIIGYKGERVRRLCEETKACIRIIGGHLAGAERAVIIFAKEQPDELIPPAMDALLRVYQHIIYDDGLNMGSDSTVVARILIPSEQAVSLIGEQGLMIYSIEEASKTNIYVLDCDLPPVAIEEDRIVEIWGQPARVRKALELVASHLRKYLVDRSVIPFFDPHVPLSMLHVEMPQCHYSDHPEGMPPLYYSDHPEGRLEAVSPLCHSDDHQREPQWTETYYTRCRNPVEAPTSFGRYRSVTPPHHCISVYGQETSSPPKGTYLSAPIELGSHHNLTSYELRATSPIGASATVERIRSLISVHGHQAHPLRKTCQSVTMGKRPHLGISLYGSESHTSRVSPSAAADLPTPRGMCEYELQASQSLRMYPPATVENLLHCRVSACGPEAPSHVLVRPLTSKSPAITAQVTEKMQVPIIYAEAVIGPTGARIDYIRRASRSSILINDLEEDAMSIEINGSSATDVQTAEQLIKNFMAEAAAASPGHKFDSIPSYLPAPRSPQPDILRTSYIEKESGVAEQRLQTIY is encoded by the exons ATGACTGAGATGCAGAGAAATTCAGCAGAGCGGTGGGTTACTCAAATGGTCAGGAAATCTCAGAAGGAAGCTCTCGGGACTGTTACGGGACAAGACATTACTGATGATGTAGGCCCTGGTGGCGATACCACTTGCTCTGCTGGTGAAAATAGGTACCCTGATTGGCCTGGAACTACAGTCTTCAGGATGCTAATTTCTGCTACAAAGCTCGGTCCGATAATTGGTTACAAAGGAGAGAGGGTTAGAAGACTGTGTGAGGAAACAAAAGCATGTATCCGTATAATAGGTGGTCATCTTGCGGGGGCAGAAAGAGCT GTTATCATTTTCGCAAAGGAGCAACCAGATGAATTAATACCTCCAGCCATGGATGCACTATTGAGAGTATATCAGCACATAATTTATGATGATGGCTTAAACATGGGATCTGATAGTACAGTTGTGGCACGGATCCTTATACCAAGTGAACAGGCAGTGAGCCTTATTGGGGAGCAAGGTTTGATGATATATTCTATCGAGGAAGCTTCCAAAACTAACATTTATGTCCTTG ATTGTGACTTGCCGCCTGTTGCAATTGAAGAAGATAGGATTGTTGAAATATGGGGACAACCTGCACGCGTGCGGAAGGCTTTGGAACTTGTTGCTTCTCATTTGAGGAAGTACCTGGTTGATCGAAGTGTTATCCCATTTTTTGACCCTCAT GTGCCTTTGTCGATGTTACATGTGGAAATGCCCCAGTGTCATTACAGTGACCATCCTGAGGGAATGCCCCCGCTTTACTACAGTGACCATCCCGAAGGCCGTCTGGAAGCAGTTAGTCCACTCTGCCATTCCGACGATCATCAGCGTGAACCCCAATGGACTGAAACTTACTACACGAGATGCAGGAATCCTGTCGAAGCTCCTACCTCTTTTGGAAGATATCGATCAGTTACACCTCCACACCATTGTATAAGTGTGTATGGACAAGAAACATCTTCACCACCCAAGGGAACATACCTATCAGCTCCTATTGAATTAGGTTCACACCACAACCTGACATCATATGAGTTACGAGCAACTTCACCAATCGGTGCATCAGCTACTGTTGAAAGAATACGCTCCCTTATATCTGTGCATGGTCACCAAGCACATCCACTGAGGAAGACATGTCAATCAGTTACAATGGGAAAACGTCCACACCTGGGAATATCATTATATGGAAGTGAATCTCATACCAGCAGGGTATCTCCATCCGCAGCTGCTGATCTACCGACACCTCGTGGTATGTGTGAATATGAACTGCAAGCATCTCAATCATTGAGGATGTATCCACCAGCCACTGTAGAAAACCTTCTGCACTGTCGTGTGTCTGCGTGTGGCCCAGAAGCACCTTCGCATGTGCTTGTGCGTCCATTAACTAGTAAATCACCAGCAATCACTGCACAG GTTACTGAAAAGATGCAAGTTCCAATTATATATGCTGAAGCCGTGATTGGCCCGACTGGTGCAAGAATTGATTACATTCGCCGCGCTAGCAGATCGAGCATCTTGATAAACGATTTGGAGGAGGATGCAATGTCTATTGAAATCAATGGAAGTTCTGCAACAGATGTTCAGACTGCAGAGCAACTGATAAAG AACTTCATGGCTGAAGCTGCCGCTGCTTCCCCTGGTCATAAGTTTGACTCCATTCCATCATATTTGCCTGCACCAAGATCTCCTCAACCTGATATTCTAAGGACTTCATACATTGAGAAAGAAAGTGGTGTGGCAGAGCAGCGGCTGCAAACGATTTACTGA